The proteins below are encoded in one region of Bremerella sp. P1:
- a CDS encoding RimK family protein encodes MAILIVTDQTDRWPSDGPSVEVVDPKAYITQPQYSEMRGAKVFNLCQTYRYQSVGYYVSLLAEARGHRPVPGVAAMQDWKTRSIIRLVSEDLDDLIQKSLAPIKSNRFTLSVYFGKNMAKRYDTLAWRLFNLFQAPLLRAKFLQEKDRWQLTSVGGISAADVPEAHWPFIVETALDHFSKRRSVAKVKKTRFDMAILRNTEDREPPSDEVALQKFAKAAAQQGVSTEYISRDDYGRLAEFDALFIRDTTAVNHYTYRFARRAHAEGLVVIDDPTSILLCTNKVYLAELLTRHKIPVPKTVVVHRDNADTLATELGFPCVLKRPDSAFSLGVVKVKTPDELQQKLKEFFADSELIIAQEFLPTDFDWRIGIFDRQPLYACKYYMARGHWQIIKHENANRGRYGKLETLPVELAPRKAVQVALKAANLIGDGLYGVDVKESGGKFSVIEVNDNPNINAGCEDAVLKEELYRRMVSIFVRRIEQQKAGVA; translated from the coding sequence ATGGCAATTCTGATTGTGACCGACCAAACCGACCGCTGGCCGAGCGACGGCCCCAGTGTCGAGGTGGTCGATCCCAAGGCCTACATTACCCAACCGCAGTACAGCGAAATGCGCGGCGCGAAGGTCTTCAACCTTTGTCAAACGTATCGCTACCAAAGCGTTGGGTACTATGTCTCGCTGTTGGCCGAGGCCCGCGGTCATCGTCCGGTTCCTGGTGTGGCGGCCATGCAGGACTGGAAGACCCGTAGCATCATTCGTCTGGTCAGCGAAGACCTCGACGACCTGATTCAGAAGTCGCTGGCACCTATCAAGTCGAACCGGTTTACGCTGAGCGTCTACTTCGGTAAGAACATGGCCAAACGGTACGATACGCTGGCCTGGCGTCTGTTCAACTTATTTCAGGCTCCGCTTCTGCGGGCCAAGTTCCTTCAGGAAAAGGACCGCTGGCAGTTGACCAGTGTCGGTGGTATCTCGGCGGCGGATGTGCCGGAGGCCCACTGGCCGTTCATTGTAGAAACGGCCCTCGATCACTTCTCGAAACGTCGCAGCGTGGCGAAGGTCAAGAAGACTCGCTTCGATATGGCCATTCTGCGAAACACCGAAGACCGCGAGCCCCCTTCGGACGAAGTAGCCCTGCAGAAGTTTGCCAAGGCCGCGGCCCAGCAAGGAGTGTCGACCGAATACATCTCACGGGACGATTATGGCCGGTTGGCCGAGTTCGATGCGTTGTTCATTCGCGATACAACCGCAGTCAATCATTACACCTATCGCTTCGCCCGCCGCGCCCATGCCGAGGGGTTGGTCGTGATCGACGACCCGACTTCCATTTTGTTGTGCACCAACAAGGTGTACCTCGCTGAGCTGCTCACGCGGCACAAGATACCGGTCCCCAAGACCGTGGTCGTTCATCGCGACAACGCCGACACGCTGGCCACCGAGTTGGGGTTTCCGTGCGTGCTCAAGCGTCCTGACAGTGCGTTTTCGCTGGGGGTGGTGAAGGTGAAAACGCCCGATGAATTGCAGCAGAAGCTGAAAGAATTCTTTGCCGATTCCGAGCTGATCATCGCGCAAGAGTTCCTGCCGACCGACTTCGACTGGCGGATCGGCATCTTTGATCGTCAGCCGCTGTATGCCTGTAAGTACTATATGGCCCGAGGGCACTGGCAGATCATCAAGCACGAAAACGCCAACCGCGGACGCTACGGCAAGCTGGAAACGCTTCCCGTTGAACTGGCTCCGCGTAAGGCTGTTCAGGTTGCCCTCAAAGCTGCCAACTTGATTGGGGATGGCCTCTATGGGGTCGACGTCAAAGAGTCTGGCGGCAAGTTTTCGGTCATTGAAGTCAACGACAACCCCAACATTAATGCCGGCTGCGAAGATGCCGTCCTGAAAGAAGAACTGTATCGACGCATGGTGTCGATCTTCGTGCGGCGAATCGAACAGCAAAAAGCAGGCGTCGCGTAA
- a CDS encoding C39 family peptidase — protein MANPFDFEILPQPDDTTCGPTSLHAVYQYFGLNLDLHQLISEVPSLEQGGTLGVMLGIDALRRGFDATIFTYNLEVFDPIWFTRSYDLTERLEAQLAVKSEPKLHLASKAYIEYLALGGKIKMRDLSAMLISRYLHQSVPILTGLSSTYLYSGPREHGLKNTPDDIRGLPQGHFVVLYGMNENQDRVYVADPYLPNPLGEMHHYPVSFDRLVCSILLGILTYDSNLLVIEPKKEGSTAKAKTGS, from the coding sequence ATGGCCAATCCGTTCGACTTTGAGATCCTGCCGCAGCCGGATGATACGACCTGTGGGCCGACCAGCCTGCATGCCGTCTACCAGTACTTTGGGCTGAACTTAGATCTTCATCAGCTCATCTCCGAAGTCCCCAGCTTAGAGCAGGGTGGGACCCTGGGCGTAATGCTGGGGATCGATGCCCTGCGGCGCGGCTTCGATGCGACGATCTTCACATACAACCTCGAGGTGTTCGACCCGATCTGGTTCACGCGAAGCTACGATCTCACCGAGCGGCTCGAGGCTCAACTGGCCGTCAAGTCCGAGCCCAAGCTCCACCTGGCCAGTAAGGCCTACATCGAGTACCTGGCGCTGGGCGGAAAGATCAAGATGCGGGATCTCAGCGCGATGCTGATCAGCCGCTACTTGCATCAGTCGGTGCCCATCCTGACCGGACTCAGTTCGACCTACTTATATAGTGGTCCTCGAGAGCATGGACTGAAGAACACGCCTGATGACATACGCGGGCTACCTCAAGGGCACTTTGTCGTTTTGTACGGCATGAACGAAAACCAGGATCGCGTTTATGTTGCCGATCCTTATCTGCCCAACCCACTGGGCGAGATGCATCACTATCCGGTCAGTTTCGATCGTCTGGTGTGTTCGATTTTGTTGGGCATCCTGACGTATGACTCGAACCTGCTGGTGATCGAGCCCAAGAAAGAGGGCTCGACCGCCAAAGCCAAGACCGGCTCGTGA
- a CDS encoding ankyrin repeat domain-containing protein — translation MEAAECVRLLLEAGADPNHASDATAETALHANLSKPQNAPHESTRYLIEHGADPNARTIPGQRTYAFWRDTRTRGETPLHRAAAFASQEIVQLLLDAGADKTIRDVNGDSPQSWASWHWRDKALIDLLDPTHP, via the coding sequence ATGGAAGCCGCCGAGTGTGTCCGGTTGCTGTTGGAAGCAGGTGCCGACCCGAACCATGCCTCGGATGCCACCGCCGAAACGGCACTGCATGCCAACCTGTCGAAACCGCAAAACGCTCCGCACGAGTCGACGCGGTACCTGATCGAGCATGGAGCCGACCCGAACGCGAGAACGATCCCCGGGCAGCGGACCTACGCGTTCTGGCGAGACACACGTACGCGTGGCGAGACGCCTTTGCATCGCGCGGCGGCGTTCGCTTCGCAGGAGATTGTCCAGTTGCTACTCGATGCCGGGGCCGACAAGACGATTCGTGACGTCAATGGCGACTCGCCCCAAAGCTGGGCCAGCTGGCATTGGCGCGACAAGGCCCTGATCGACTTGCTCGATCCGACGCATCCATGA
- a CDS encoding A24 family peptidase, producing the protein MPRSQSRLTWLRYTIAIVVCLGIGALLAWPAFEMLWLAGTDEDFVSRQNRLDQVQWIQTILIAGFLYTWFFFFGATVGSFLNVVIWRMPRGETVVSRPSRCPFCSTQLKWNDNVPVLGWIMLGGRCRTCRLPISPRYPVIETVVGLIFLLLLQFEVLSGGGNLPGVEAVRLSHARAMLELQFPLLSIYVFHCYLFSLMVCWAMIAWDRCRMPLTLCVLAYGVGFLGPMIWPNLYPVRFGEVDLGSVVDAPRLEVFLTVLCGTLAGAAWGMLVRAFVSKPLKDDHSHRLGIPIMMVAAGMYFGWQATFVIAALSLLSSIIIWPVLKRLGRNDFAGGVELSILLSSFVFVLFWKFWDQPYGLTDLPKAAVFAAAAVVLGLLLRKLTWRPTLDLRRFQRPADSGGTDSPELQVLASAGTIPENRQ; encoded by the coding sequence ATGCCCCGCTCACAGTCTCGACTCACCTGGCTTCGCTACACGATTGCGATCGTGGTGTGCCTGGGTATTGGGGCGCTTTTGGCGTGGCCTGCGTTCGAGATGCTTTGGCTGGCCGGCACCGACGAGGACTTCGTCAGCCGCCAGAACCGGTTGGACCAGGTGCAGTGGATTCAAACAATCCTGATCGCAGGCTTCCTCTACACGTGGTTCTTCTTTTTCGGTGCCACCGTCGGAAGCTTTCTGAACGTCGTGATCTGGCGGATGCCCCGGGGTGAAACGGTCGTTTCCCGTCCATCGCGTTGTCCCTTCTGCAGTACTCAGCTCAAGTGGAACGATAATGTCCCGGTGCTGGGCTGGATCATGCTGGGAGGTCGCTGCCGAACGTGTCGACTGCCGATCTCACCGCGTTACCCTGTGATTGAAACGGTCGTCGGTCTGATCTTTCTGCTGCTGTTGCAGTTCGAGGTCCTCAGCGGCGGCGGCAATCTGCCCGGCGTCGAAGCCGTCCGGCTCAGCCATGCCAGGGCGATGCTGGAACTTCAGTTCCCGCTCCTTTCGATCTATGTCTTCCACTGTTACTTGTTCAGCCTGATGGTTTGCTGGGCGATGATTGCCTGGGACCGCTGCCGCATGCCCCTGACGCTTTGCGTGCTGGCCTACGGCGTCGGCTTTTTAGGACCGATGATCTGGCCCAACCTCTACCCGGTTCGATTCGGTGAAGTCGACCTGGGCAGCGTCGTCGATGCCCCGCGGTTGGAGGTCTTTCTCACGGTTCTCTGCGGTACCCTGGCTGGCGCCGCGTGGGGAATGCTGGTGCGGGCCTTCGTTTCCAAGCCGCTGAAGGACGATCACTCGCATCGCCTGGGAATCCCGATCATGATGGTTGCCGCGGGGATGTACTTTGGCTGGCAGGCAACCTTCGTCATCGCGGCACTCAGCCTGCTGTCGTCCATCATCATCTGGCCCGTCCTGAAACGTCTGGGACGAAACGACTTCGCTGGCGGCGTCGAACTGTCGATCTTGCTCAGCAGTTTTGTTTTCGTGCTGTTTTGGAAGTTCTGGGATCAACCGTACGGCTTGACCGATTTGCCTAAGGCCGCCGTGTTTGCAGCCGCAGCGGTGGTACTTGGCCTACTTCTGCGGAAACTTACGTGGCGCCCGACGCTCGATTTGCGGCGGTTTCAGCGTCCGGCCGATTCCGGGGGTACAGATTCGCCCGAACTGCAAGTCCTTGCCTCAGCCGGCACAATTCCCGAGAATAGGCAGTAG
- a CDS encoding 6-pyruvoyl trahydropterin synthase family protein — MSLSIMRRIKFCAGHRLYKHGGKCEFFHGHNYVADFHVSGDEVDDVGRVIDFAELKRLFKGWIDEHWDHAFILNEDDENGISALKQVVPCKMYILPTNPTAESMATYLLEKVCPKLLKGTGVTCRKVAIWETEDSFAEASLDSAGNLQSIAELSEPMVS; from the coding sequence ATGAGCCTAAGTATTATGCGGCGCATCAAATTTTGCGCCGGACACCGACTTTACAAGCACGGCGGGAAGTGTGAATTCTTCCACGGCCATAATTACGTTGCGGACTTTCACGTCAGTGGAGACGAAGTCGACGATGTCGGCCGCGTGATCGATTTTGCCGAATTGAAACGCCTGTTCAAAGGATGGATCGATGAACACTGGGATCACGCGTTCATCCTGAACGAAGACGACGAAAACGGAATCAGCGCCCTCAAGCAGGTCGTACCGTGCAAGATGTACATCTTGCCCACCAACCCAACCGCCGAAAGCATGGCGACCTATCTGCTGGAAAAGGTCTGCCCCAAGTTGCTCAAGGGAACCGGGGTTACCTGTCGCAAGGTAGCCATCTGGGAAACTGAAGACAGCTTCGCTGAAGCGAGTCTTGATTCCGCGGGCAACCTTCAGTCGATCGCCGAACTATCGGAACCGATGGTATCCTAG
- the mog gene encoding molybdopterin adenylyltransferase yields the protein MPNTPAKIGIVTVSDRASRGDYEDRGGPAIREYLQEVMASPWEAVAKVIPDDRDTIAQTLIGLSDDVGCCLIITTGGTGPAKRDLTPDVTVQVCDKELPGFGELMRKVSLEKVPTAILSRQTAGMRGNSLIINLPGQPKAIAECLDAVFPAIPYCIDLVEGPYLETNPDRIEAFRPQKK from the coding sequence ATGCCAAACACACCTGCGAAGATTGGAATTGTGACCGTTTCGGACCGCGCCTCGCGCGGCGACTATGAAGACCGGGGCGGTCCGGCTATTCGCGAGTACTTGCAAGAAGTGATGGCCTCGCCCTGGGAAGCGGTCGCCAAAGTGATTCCCGACGATCGTGACACCATCGCCCAAACCTTGATTGGCCTTTCCGACGACGTCGGCTGCTGCCTGATCATCACCACCGGCGGCACCGGCCCCGCCAAACGCGACCTGACGCCTGACGTCACCGTTCAGGTCTGCGACAAAGAACTACCAGGCTTCGGCGAACTAATGCGCAAAGTGAGCCTCGAGAAAGTTCCCACCGCGATTCTTTCTCGGCAGACCGCTGGCATGCGTGGCAACTCGCTGATCATCAATCTGCCCGGTCAGCCCAAGGCGATTGCCGAATGCCTGGACGCCGTCTTCCCGGCGATTCCGTATTGCATCGACTTGGTCGAAGGGCCGTACCTGGAAACCAACCCCGATCGCATCGAGGCATTTCGTCCTCAGAAGAAATAG
- a CDS encoding DUF4259 domain-containing protein, translated as MGTWGFGNFQNDAALDYVEGIADELRSQLVHPTEIEVLLMLMAQVEMLSVLVEHCNARPPEEDELIALKDACLEIFDAEKE; from the coding sequence ATGGGCACCTGGGGCTTCGGCAATTTCCAAAACGATGCGGCACTCGACTACGTGGAAGGGATTGCCGACGAGCTACGCTCGCAGTTGGTTCACCCCACGGAAATCGAAGTCCTGCTGATGCTGATGGCCCAGGTCGAGATGCTCTCCGTCCTGGTCGAGCACTGCAATGCCCGGCCGCCTGAGGAAGACGAACTCATCGCCTTGAAAGATGCCTGCCTCGAAATCTTCGACGCCGAGAAAGAATAG
- a CDS encoding PadR family transcriptional regulator — protein sequence MSDSTIQGDRLRGHLEAMILAILDREPAHGFDIVKKLEARGEGALQMREGTIYPVLYRMESSGLIKAQWDESEDRRKGPRRKVYTLTRKGQRQLAKGREEWQHFVQVVGGIIGGTA from the coding sequence ATGAGCGATTCGACAATCCAAGGCGACCGGCTCCGTGGGCATCTGGAGGCGATGATCCTGGCGATCCTCGACCGAGAGCCAGCCCATGGGTTCGATATCGTGAAGAAGCTGGAAGCCCGCGGCGAAGGGGCGTTGCAGATGCGAGAAGGAACGATCTATCCCGTTCTGTATCGCATGGAATCTTCCGGTCTGATCAAAGCGCAGTGGGATGAATCGGAAGACCGGCGCAAAGGCCCACGGCGGAAGGTCTATACGCTGACTCGCAAGGGACAGCGGCAACTGGCCAAAGGACGCGAAGAGTGGCAGCACTTCGTACAGGTCGTCGGTGGCATCATCGGAGGGACGGCATGA